One genomic region from Augochlora pura isolate Apur16 chromosome 7, APUR_v2.2.1, whole genome shotgun sequence encodes:
- the LOC144472212 gene encoding gamma-soluble NSF attachment protein-like, giving the protein MSKIEEGNAHIRQAEKSLKVSLLKWRPDFELAASEYANAATCFKVARSYQQCKECLMKASHYYKENRSWFHAGKNIEQAVIICKEMGNLTEVPKLAHSACSLYEMHGSPESGASVLDKAAKIIEASNPQEALNLYKRAASIVMGEDSPRQAAEYTSKVARLLVKLQMYDEAADAVRREIGMHQQIDHAPSVGRLTVALVLVQLARGDQVAAEKAFKEWGNYCEVPEVNTLEMLLQAYDNEDAEAAKAALNSPFIKHMDVEYAKLARGLPLPQQEYAIPPSGVRANAAESYSSPNATKLLDETANDGQSTSNNVPENITERAVEGKELESVEKDVEQLSISKKAEEEEGEEYEEGIC; this is encoded by the exons atgtcaaaaattGAAGAAGGAAATGCTCATATACGGCAAGCTGAGAAAAG CTTAAAAGTATCATTGTTAAAATGGAGACCTGACTTTGAACTTGCGGCCAGCGAATATGCGAATGCtg CAACTTGCTTTAAAGTGGCAAGGTCCTACCAACAGTGTAAAGAATGTTTGATGAAGGCTTctcattattataaagaaaatagatc ATGGTTCCATGCTGGAAA gAATATTGAACAAGCTGTAATAATATGCAAAGAAATGGGAAATCTTACAGAAGTGCCAAAATTGGCACATAGTGCTTGCTCTTTATATGAAATGCATGGTTCACCCGAATCTGGTGCAAGTGTACTTGATAAAGCAGCAAAGATAATAGAAGCTAGTAATCCACAAGAAGCACTAAATCTATACAAACGAGCTGCTTCTATTGTTATG GGTGAGGATAGTCCACGTCAAGCAGCAGAATACACAAGTAAAGTGGCAAGACTACTAGTGAAATTGCAAATGTATGATGAAGCTGCAGATGCAGTTCGCAGAGAAATTGGAATGCATCAACAAATAGATCATGCGCCTTCTGTGGGAAGATTAACTGTAGCATTGGTATTAGTACAATTAGCTCGAGGTGATCAAGTAGCAGCTGAGAAAGCTTTTAAGGAATGGGGAAATTATTGTGAAGTTCCTGAG GTAAATACATTAGAAATGTTACTACAAGCATACGATAATGAAGATGCAGAAGCTGCAAAAGCAGCTTTAAATAGTCCTTTCATAAAGCACATGGATGTGGAATATGCTAAGTTAGCTAGAGGTTTGCCTTTACCGCAACAAGAATATGCAATACCACCATCCGGAGTAAGAGCGAATGCAGCTGAGTCATATTCATCTCCTaatgcaacaaaattattggatGAAACTGCTAATGATGGTCAA agcACAAGTAACAATGTACCAGAAAATATTACCGAGAGAGCAGTAGAAGGTAAAGAGCTGGAATCTGTTGAAAAAGATGTAGAACAGCtatcaatttcaaagaaagcagaagaagaagaaggtgaAGAGTACGAAGAGGGCATTTGTTAA
- the LOC144472891 gene encoding syntaxin-6-like isoform X1, with translation MTLENPFFVVKDEVCKALNKNRGLYGRWTELQDVIVTSPTSGGIPISRDELEWTTTELRKALRSIEWDLDDLDDTIRIVEKNPTKFKIDNKELTVQRGFIEQAREEVKIMKDKMNLSRGRDRDSTARQPLLDNSPARVPVNHGTTKYSKLENEIDSPNRQFLGDTLQQQDDMIRQQDEQLGMIGESIGTLKTVSRQINTELDEQAVMLDEFGNELEMTDSKLDATMKKMAKVLHMSNGNYNNYIPAPTTATSSVSDLASKPSSLSSLSSTITNCFLCSGD, from the exons aTGACGCTGGAGAATCCGTTCTTTGTCGTCAAGGA CGAGGTCTGTAAagcgttgaataaaaatcgcggtTTATATGGACGCTGGACAGAATTGCAAGATGTTATTGTCACGAGTCCAACGAGTGGTGGAATCCCCATCTCACGTGACGAATTAGAGTGGACTACTACAGAACTGCGGAAGGCCTTACGTTCGATTGAATGGGATCTGGATGATTTGGACGATACGATT CGTATCGTAGAAAAGAACCCGACGAAGTTTAAGATAGATAATAAGGAGTTAACAGTTCAACGAGGTTTCATTGAACAAGCACGAGAAGAAGTTAAG ATCATGAaggataaaatgaatttaagtAGGGGTCGGGATCGTGACAGTACAGCGAGGCAG CCACTTTTGGACAATAGTCCTGCCCGAGTTCCTGTCAACCATGGTACaactaaatatagtaaattggaaaatgaaattgatagTCCCAATAGGCAGTTTTTGGGAGATACATTGCAACAGCAAGATGACATGATAAGACAACAAGATGAACAACTAGGTATGATTGGTGAAAGCATTGGAACTCTTAAGACAGTATCTAGGCAAATCAATACAGAATTAGATGAGCAAGCAGT aatgcTAGATGAATTTGGAAACGAATTGGAGATGACTGATTCCAAGCTGGATGcaacaatgaaaaaaatggCCAAAGTTCTTCATATGAGTAATggtaactataataattacattccTGCTCCTACTACTGCAACATCTAGTGTTTCTGATCTTGCCTCTAAACCTTCTTCTCTATCATCCTTGTCAAGTACAATAACTAACTGTTTTTTATGTTCCGGAGATTAG
- the LOC144472891 gene encoding syntaxin-6-like isoform X2: MTLENPFFVVKDEVCKALNKNRGLYGRWTELQDVIVTSPTSGGIPISRDELEWTTTELRKALRSIEWDLDDLDDTIRIVEKNPTKFKIDNKELTVQRGFIEQAREEVKIMKDKMNLSRGRDRDSTARQPLLDNSPARVPVNHGTTKYSKLENEIDSPNRQFLGDTLQQQDDMIRQQDEQLGMIGESIGTLKTVSRQINTELDEQAVMLDEFGNELEMTDSKLDATMKKMAKVLHMSNDRRQWVAIGVLTAILVFLIILFIIK, from the exons aTGACGCTGGAGAATCCGTTCTTTGTCGTCAAGGA CGAGGTCTGTAAagcgttgaataaaaatcgcggtTTATATGGACGCTGGACAGAATTGCAAGATGTTATTGTCACGAGTCCAACGAGTGGTGGAATCCCCATCTCACGTGACGAATTAGAGTGGACTACTACAGAACTGCGGAAGGCCTTACGTTCGATTGAATGGGATCTGGATGATTTGGACGATACGATT CGTATCGTAGAAAAGAACCCGACGAAGTTTAAGATAGATAATAAGGAGTTAACAGTTCAACGAGGTTTCATTGAACAAGCACGAGAAGAAGTTAAG ATCATGAaggataaaatgaatttaagtAGGGGTCGGGATCGTGACAGTACAGCGAGGCAG CCACTTTTGGACAATAGTCCTGCCCGAGTTCCTGTCAACCATGGTACaactaaatatagtaaattggaaaatgaaattgatagTCCCAATAGGCAGTTTTTGGGAGATACATTGCAACAGCAAGATGACATGATAAGACAACAAGATGAACAACTAGGTATGATTGGTGAAAGCATTGGAACTCTTAAGACAGTATCTAGGCAAATCAATACAGAATTAGATGAGCAAGCAGT aatgcTAGATGAATTTGGAAACGAATTGGAGATGACTGATTCCAAGCTGGATGcaacaatgaaaaaaatggCCAAAGTTCTTCATATGAGTAATg ATCGGAGACAATGGGTAGCCATTGGAGTGTTGACAGCTATATTGgtgtttctaattattttatttataattaagtgA